The following coding sequences lie in one Chryseobacterium culicis genomic window:
- a CDS encoding phosphoglycerate kinase: protein MKTINDFNFKDKKALVRVDFNVPQDDQLKVTDNTRIVAVKPTVEKILNDGGSVILITHLGRPKGEVKDEFSLKHIVGEVSSVLGQEVKFVDECIGEKAEQAAAELKPGEILLLENVRFHNEEEKGDAAFAEKLSKLGDAYVNDAFGTAHRAHASTAVIAQYFPSTKYFGLLMTKELQAIDKVLKSGERPITAILGGSKVSTKITIIENILPAIDNLIIGGGMAFTFIKALGGKIGNSLVEEDKLPLALEILGKAKEHKVKVYLPSDAIIAESFSNDVERKEADIYAIPEGWMGLDAGHKSRDQFNDVLLNSRTILWNGPIGVFEMSHFAGGTVALGESIAEATRLGAFSLVGGGDSVAFVKQFGYADQVSYVSTGGGAMLESLEGLELPGVAAINN, encoded by the coding sequence ATGAAAACAATCAATGATTTCAATTTTAAAGATAAGAAAGCTCTGGTAAGAGTGGACTTCAATGTTCCACAGGACGATCAGCTGAAGGTGACAGACAATACAAGAATTGTTGCTGTGAAACCAACAGTGGAGAAGATCCTTAATGATGGTGGTTCTGTCATCTTAATTACTCACCTGGGAAGACCTAAGGGGGAAGTGAAAGATGAGTTTTCTCTTAAACATATTGTGGGCGAAGTTTCTTCTGTTTTAGGACAAGAAGTGAAATTTGTAGATGAGTGTATAGGAGAGAAGGCAGAACAGGCTGCTGCAGAACTGAAGCCAGGGGAGATCTTGCTATTGGAGAATGTACGTTTTCATAATGAGGAAGAAAAAGGAGATGCTGCCTTTGCAGAGAAACTTTCTAAGCTGGGAGATGCTTATGTAAATGATGCGTTTGGTACAGCACACAGAGCTCATGCTTCCACCGCGGTAATTGCTCAGTATTTTCCATCAACTAAGTATTTCGGTTTACTAATGACTAAGGAGCTTCAGGCAATCGATAAAGTATTAAAGAGTGGAGAAAGACCTATTACGGCAATTCTGGGAGGTTCTAAAGTTTCAACTAAAATTACCATTATAGAAAATATTCTTCCTGCAATCGATAATCTGATCATTGGAGGAGGTATGGCATTTACATTTATTAAGGCTCTTGGAGGAAAAATTGGGAATTCTCTTGTAGAAGAAGACAAGCTTCCTTTAGCACTTGAGATTTTAGGTAAAGCAAAAGAACATAAAGTAAAAGTATATCTTCCTTCTGATGCCATCATCGCTGAAAGTTTTAGTAATGATGTGGAGAGAAAAGAAGCTGATATTTATGCAATCCCTGAAGGATGGATGGGACTTGACGCGGGTCATAAGTCAAGAGATCAGTTCAATGATGTTTTATTAAATTCAAGAACTATTCTTTGGAATGGACCGATCGGAGTTTTTGAAATGTCTCATTTTGCTGGTGGAACAGTAGCTTTAGGTGAAAGTATTGCTGAAGCAACAAGACTTGGAGCTTTCTCTCTAGTAGGAGGAGGAGACAGTGTCGCTTTTGTGAAGCAATTCGGATATGCGGATCAGGTAAGTTATGTTTCTACAGGAGGTGGAGCAATGCTTGAAAGTCTTGAAGGACTTGAGTTACCAGGGGTAGCTGCAATCAACAATTAA
- a CDS encoding bifunctional UDP-N-acetylmuramoyl-tripeptide:D-alanyl-D-alanine ligase/alanine racemase — protein MNYTVQHIAEITNAQIIGDKNLLIKNIAYDSRIIYSTKNTAFIAINTPKNSGEKFIESAIDRGINIIISEHQYPEFENITWIIVENSVEFLQKLAKYHFENSQLQSIGITGSNGKTILKEWLYQCLWNEFPTVKSPKSFNSQIGLPLSLLQINSSHQLGIFEVGISKPHEMEKLENIFHPQIGLLTHIGTAHAANFSSEEELIDEKITLFKNSEVVIYNGDNSLVDQKIKKSYSDKKLISYGFKKENQVFIKNNISKDENIIVDYFGEEISFPAHQRDEATLTNALALITVLKELNIENKKIVEKINLLKAVEMRLEAIEGIKGNIVINDSFNLDLDSLKTALQFLNEYNKSKKSLVLTDIVGVNSNAQELYEEVSELVNEQHFDSVFLIGDEISKFSELFKTKTYTFIDTKELIESKHLTELENQIILLKGARKFEIEKLKDILELRKHDTVLEVNLNAILHNINYHKSLLKPGTKMMAMVKANAYGLGSYEVSEFLQHHHIDYLGVAYVDEGVELRKKGITTPIIVMNPEQHSYQTIIEYNLEPEIYSFRVLELFYEAVQKSGYDKKYPIHIKLETGMHRLGFKDFELNQLSETLSQKNVKVQSMFSHLSSSDMPEEKEFTLKQLEVFDKNSSYLTEKLGYTPIRHILNSAGITSYKDHQHDMVRIGIGMLGESADPEIQKQLQSVVSFKTVISQISTVENGESVGYSRRYKADHPTRIATIPVGYADGIPRLIGNQVGNVGVNKTLAPIVGNICMDMMMINVDHIPNVKEGDMVTVFNAKPSLKEFAGYCKTITYEVLTSISPRVKRIYIKD, from the coding sequence ATGAATTATACAGTACAACACATTGCAGAGATCACCAATGCACAGATCATTGGGGACAAAAATTTATTGATCAAAAATATAGCCTACGACAGCAGGATTATTTATTCTACTAAAAACACAGCCTTTATCGCGATCAATACCCCTAAAAATTCCGGGGAAAAATTTATTGAATCTGCTATAGACAGAGGTATCAATATCATCATTTCTGAACATCAGTATCCGGAGTTTGAAAATATAACCTGGATCATTGTTGAAAATTCCGTTGAGTTTCTTCAAAAATTAGCCAAATATCATTTCGAAAATTCTCAACTTCAATCCATCGGAATTACGGGAAGTAATGGTAAAACTATTTTAAAAGAATGGTTGTATCAATGTTTATGGAATGAATTTCCTACTGTAAAAAGTCCAAAAAGCTTTAATTCTCAGATTGGTCTTCCGTTGTCTCTTCTCCAGATCAACAGCTCCCATCAGCTGGGAATTTTTGAAGTGGGAATTTCAAAACCCCATGAAATGGAAAAGCTTGAAAATATTTTCCATCCTCAGATCGGATTGCTTACCCACATCGGAACGGCCCATGCTGCTAACTTTTCTTCCGAAGAAGAATTGATTGATGAAAAAATCACTCTTTTTAAAAATTCTGAAGTTGTTATTTATAATGGTGATAATTCTTTGGTTGATCAAAAAATTAAAAAATCCTATTCTGATAAAAAATTAATTTCTTACGGTTTTAAAAAAGAGAATCAGGTTTTCATCAAAAACAATATTTCCAAAGATGAAAACATTATTGTTGACTATTTTGGAGAAGAAATCAGTTTTCCTGCTCATCAGAGAGACGAAGCGACATTAACCAATGCTCTGGCGCTTATCACAGTCCTTAAGGAACTGAATATCGAAAATAAAAAGATCGTCGAAAAAATCAACCTTTTAAAAGCCGTTGAAATGAGGCTTGAAGCGATAGAAGGAATTAAAGGCAATATTGTCATCAACGATTCTTTTAATCTTGACCTCGATTCTTTGAAGACTGCCCTTCAGTTTTTGAATGAATATAATAAATCTAAAAAATCTCTGGTCTTAACTGATATTGTAGGAGTAAATTCCAACGCACAAGAATTATATGAAGAAGTTTCTGAACTGGTGAATGAGCAGCATTTTGATTCTGTCTTCTTAATTGGTGATGAAATTTCAAAGTTCAGTGAATTATTTAAAACTAAAACATATACTTTCATTGATACTAAGGAGCTCATTGAAAGTAAACATCTTACTGAATTAGAAAATCAGATTATTCTGCTGAAAGGAGCCAGAAAATTTGAGATCGAAAAACTTAAAGATATTCTCGAACTCAGAAAGCATGATACCGTATTGGAAGTAAACCTTAATGCTATACTTCATAATATTAATTATCATAAATCACTGCTGAAACCGGGAACTAAAATGATGGCCATGGTAAAAGCCAATGCCTATGGTCTGGGAAGCTATGAAGTATCAGAGTTTCTTCAGCATCACCATATCGATTATCTCGGTGTAGCGTATGTCGATGAAGGAGTTGAACTTCGTAAAAAAGGGATCACCACTCCTATTATTGTGATGAATCCAGAACAGCACAGCTATCAGACGATCATAGAATACAACCTGGAACCTGAAATTTATAGTTTCAGAGTACTGGAATTATTTTATGAAGCAGTTCAGAAATCAGGATACGACAAGAAATATCCTATTCATATCAAACTCGAAACCGGAATGCACCGTCTTGGTTTCAAAGATTTTGAGCTGAATCAGTTAAGCGAAACTTTAAGCCAGAAAAACGTAAAGGTACAAAGTATGTTCAGCCATTTATCATCTTCTGATATGCCTGAAGAAAAAGAATTTACCTTGAAACAGCTGGAGGTTTTCGATAAAAATTCCAGCTATCTTACGGAAAAGTTAGGCTACACTCCTATCCGTCATATTCTGAACTCGGCAGGTATTACAAGCTATAAAGATCATCAGCATGATATGGTAAGAATCGGTATCGGAATGCTGGGAGAATCTGCGGATCCTGAAATTCAGAAGCAACTACAGTCTGTGGTAAGTTTTAAAACCGTAATTTCACAGATATCAACTGTTGAAAACGGTGAATCTGTAGGTTACAGCAGAAGATATAAAGCAGATCATCCTACAAGAATAGCAACAATTCCGGTAGGATATGCTGATGGAATACCAAGGCTGATTGGAAATCAGGTAGGAAATGTAGGCGTTAATAAAACGCTGGCACCCATTGTCGGAAATATCTGTATGGATATGATGATGATCAATGTAGACCATATTCCCAATGTAAAAGAAGGCGATATGGTAACTGTTTTCAATGCCAAACCAAGTTTAAAAGAATTCGCAGGCTACTGCAAAACGATAACCTATGAAGTATTAACCTCCATTTCGCCCCGGGTGAAACGGATTTATATAAAAGATTAA
- the rpiB gene encoding ribose 5-phosphate isomerase B produces the protein MKRKIAIAADHAGYEYKEIVKNYLSERFEVQDFGTFSTNSVDYPDFVHPAATSVENGENELGILICGSGNGVQITANKHQKIRCALCWMPEIATLARLHNDANMISMPARFISKELAIEIVDKFLSTDFEGGRHQNRVDKIAVC, from the coding sequence ATGAAAAGAAAAATTGCTATCGCAGCGGACCATGCAGGCTATGAATATAAGGAGATTGTTAAGAACTACCTTTCAGAACGTTTTGAAGTTCAGGATTTTGGAACGTTTTCCACAAACAGTGTGGATTATCCGGACTTTGTACACCCTGCTGCAACCTCTGTGGAAAACGGAGAAAATGAGCTGGGAATTTTGATCTGTGGAAGCGGAAACGGGGTTCAGATCACTGCGAACAAACATCAGAAAATAAGATGTGCATTATGCTGGATGCCGGAGATTGCAACACTGGCAAGACTCCATAATGATGCCAACATGATTTCTATGCCGGCAAGATTTATATCAAAAGAACTGGCGATTGAAATTGTAGATAAATTTCTCTCAACAGACTTTGAAGGTGGAAGACACCAGAACAGAGTTGACAAAATTGCAGTTTGCTAA
- a CDS encoding thymidine kinase, with the protein MFLENTINHSKQSGWMEVICGSMFSGKTEELIRRLRRAEMAGQNVEIFKPKMDIRYSEEDVVSHNQNKIRSTAVENPNEILLLASNCDVVAIDEAQFFDESIVDVANQLANSGIRVVIAGLDMDFLGRPFGPMPNLMATAEYVTKVHAICKRTGNLANYSMRTSQGNDLVELGETESYEAVSRRVFIDEVLSKKKING; encoded by the coding sequence ATGTTTTTAGAAAATACAATTAATCATTCCAAACAAAGTGGTTGGATGGAAGTGATTTGTGGCTCTATGTTTTCCGGTAAAACCGAGGAACTTATCCGCAGATTGCGAAGAGCGGAAATGGCAGGACAGAATGTGGAAATTTTTAAACCCAAAATGGATATACGATATTCTGAGGAGGATGTAGTATCCCATAATCAGAATAAAATTCGTAGTACCGCAGTAGAAAATCCTAATGAAATTCTTCTGTTGGCTTCCAATTGTGATGTAGTAGCCATTGATGAAGCTCAGTTTTTTGATGAAAGCATTGTTGATGTTGCCAATCAGCTTGCCAATAGCGGTATCAGAGTGGTAATTGCAGGGCTGGATATGGACTTTTTAGGTCGTCCGTTCGGACCAATGCCTAATTTGATGGCAACTGCAGAGTACGTTACAAAAGTGCATGCTATTTGCAAAAGAACAGGTAATCTTGCCAATTATTCCATGAGAACTTCCCAGGGAAATGATCTGGTAGAATTGGGAGAAACTGAAAGTTATGAGGCTGTAAGCCGCCGTGTTTTTATAGACGAAGTGCTTTCAAAAAAGAAAATAAATGGGTAA
- the ybeY gene encoding rRNA maturation RNase YbeY — MIQFFYENLPESVSTDYKKWLEDLILSEGKKLGEINYIFCDDEYLLKINQDYLQHDYYTDIITFDYVKGKTISAEIFVSLQRISDNASTLSRDYEEELRRVLAHGILHLAGYKDKTEEEEKEMRRMEDLYLDKYRDLKF; from the coding sequence ATGATACAATTCTTTTATGAAAACTTACCAGAGTCGGTAAGTACAGATTACAAAAAATGGCTGGAAGATCTTATTCTTTCAGAAGGAAAAAAACTAGGAGAAATCAATTACATTTTCTGTGATGATGAATATCTTCTTAAGATCAATCAGGATTATTTACAGCATGATTATTATACAGATATCATCACTTTTGATTATGTAAAAGGCAAGACAATAAGCGCTGAGATTTTCGTATCTTTGCAGCGCATTTCTGATAACGCCTCTACCCTTTCCCGAGATTATGAAGAAGAATTAAGAAGGGTTTTAGCCCACGGAATTTTACATCTGGCAGGCTACAAAGACAAGACGGAAGAGGAAGAAAAAGAGATGCGGAGAATGGAAGATCTGTACCTTGATAAATACAGGGATTTAAAGTTTTAA
- a CDS encoding patatin-like phospholipase family protein — translation MKKLLILLFIFPLLLIHSQVKKDLVIPKNPKIGLSLAGGGAKGFSHVGVLKVLDSLGVKVDYISGTSMGAIVGGLYAAGYSGKEIEKIVMDTDFYSLIMDPKSRQEASFFNKSVDKYLLSIPLKNGKITLPSSISTGQRNVYLLKELFKNVSNIEDFSKMPIPFMCVATNLESGNMQIFEKGDLVQSIMASSAFPSLMDPVKIGDSIYIDGAMTVNYPSKPLKDKGIDIVIGVDLNQDLSKREDLNNIIAILNQVIDFGIKKDTRRQYKYTDINIKPNLKGMSATSYDDKKKILDSGYVEGLKYSQVLDQLPKRPFDRLRQRINPIYSNVYKIDSISIEGSKIYGKNYTLGKMGLRLPSLQTYGSINKMIDKLVATNNYKFINYDIVQENDANYLKLYVTEDDTRHFLKFGLHYDEVFKTGLLLNYSAKRLLFKNSNLSLDVVVGDRMRYYLNYFIDNGYIPGFGLYSSGMSFDIKNVDNYVVDRWEWIRNEAYIQSVWKDKFAIGGGISHDYFKAENSNGDNRRYSRFLNPYIFIKTDTQDDKEFPSKGVYFAAEGKVVDLLKSEVDKRIIQIKADLRLNIPLSKQFSYRLNLFGGVTIGENLPAYYQFRLGGIFEQNLMNFKSFGGFYFAQLYTNNVILASNDIQFKFNKNYFISGNFTFANLSNDIKFEDAVKVNYSSLGITAGYKSPFGQIKVNFSHSLKNNQKGIFSVILGHWF, via the coding sequence ATGAAAAAACTCCTGATTCTGCTTTTCATATTCCCACTGTTATTGATCCATTCTCAGGTAAAAAAAGATTTGGTGATTCCGAAAAATCCAAAGATAGGGCTGTCACTCGCCGGTGGTGGAGCCAAGGGTTTTTCACATGTCGGAGTTCTTAAAGTATTAGATTCATTGGGAGTGAAGGTGGACTATATCTCCGGAACAAGTATGGGAGCCATAGTGGGAGGATTATATGCCGCCGGATATTCCGGTAAAGAAATAGAAAAAATCGTCATGGATACAGATTTCTATTCTTTAATCATGGATCCCAAATCAAGACAGGAAGCCAGCTTTTTTAATAAGTCTGTAGACAAATACCTTTTATCCATTCCGCTCAAAAACGGAAAAATTACACTTCCCTCTTCTATCAGTACCGGACAAAGAAATGTTTATCTTCTGAAAGAACTCTTTAAGAACGTTTCCAATATTGAGGATTTTTCCAAAATGCCAATTCCATTCATGTGTGTTGCAACCAATCTTGAAAGCGGCAATATGCAGATTTTTGAAAAAGGAGATCTTGTACAGTCTATCATGGCAAGTTCAGCATTTCCTTCTTTAATGGATCCGGTAAAAATTGGTGACAGCATTTATATTGACGGAGCAATGACGGTAAACTATCCTTCAAAGCCTTTAAAGGATAAAGGAATCGATATCGTAATTGGGGTGGATCTTAATCAGGATCTCTCAAAAAGAGAAGATTTAAACAATATTATAGCCATTCTAAACCAGGTCATTGATTTCGGAATAAAAAAAGATACCCGAAGACAATATAAATATACAGACATCAATATCAAGCCCAATCTGAAAGGAATGTCTGCCACCAGCTATGACGATAAAAAGAAAATTCTTGACAGTGGATATGTAGAAGGATTAAAATATTCTCAGGTATTAGACCAACTGCCCAAGCGTCCGTTTGACCGTCTCAGACAGCGTATAAACCCTATCTATTCCAATGTATACAAAATAGACAGCATTTCTATTGAAGGAAGTAAAATCTATGGTAAAAACTACACGCTGGGGAAAATGGGACTTCGTCTTCCCTCTTTACAAACTTATGGAAGTATTAATAAAATGATTGATAAATTGGTTGCTACAAACAACTACAAATTTATCAATTATGATATCGTTCAGGAAAATGACGCCAATTACCTGAAGCTTTACGTGACAGAAGATGATACCCGTCATTTTTTAAAATTTGGCCTCCATTATGATGAAGTCTTCAAGACCGGACTTCTCTTGAACTATTCAGCAAAGCGGCTTTTATTTAAAAATTCAAACCTCTCACTGGATGTTGTTGTAGGAGATCGTATGAGATATTATCTGAACTATTTTATTGATAACGGATATATTCCAGGGTTTGGTCTCTATTCATCAGGAATGAGCTTTGATATAAAGAATGTAGATAACTATGTAGTAGACCGCTGGGAATGGATCAGAAATGAAGCTTATATACAATCTGTATGGAAGGATAAGTTTGCCATTGGTGGTGGTATCAGTCATGACTATTTTAAAGCGGAAAACAGCAATGGAGATAACAGACGTTACAGCCGTTTTTTAAACCCTTATATCTTCATAAAAACCGATACCCAGGATGATAAGGAATTCCCTTCAAAAGGGGTTTATTTTGCAGCTGAAGGAAAGGTAGTTGATCTTTTAAAATCTGAAGTTGACAAAAGAATTATTCAGATTAAAGCAGATCTTAGACTCAATATTCCACTTAGCAAACAATTCAGTTATCGTCTGAATCTATTTGGCGGGGTTACTATCGGTGAAAACCTTCCTGCCTATTACCAGTTCAGATTAGGCGGAATATTTGAGCAGAATCTCATGAATTTTAAAAGCTTTGGAGGATTTTATTTCGCCCAGCTTTATACAAATAATGTAATACTGGCATCTAATGATATCCAGTTTAAATTTAATAAAAACTATTTTATCAGTGGAAACTTTACCTTTGCAAACTTATCAAACGATATCAAGTTTGAAGATGCTGTTAAAGTAAATTATAGCTCACTGGGAATAACGGCTGGTTACAAATCACCTTTCGGGCAGATCAAAGTAAACTTCAGCCACTCACTTAAAAATAACCAAAAAGGGATATTCAGTGTTATTTTAGGACACTGGTTTTAA
- a CDS encoding class I SAM-dependent methyltransferase, whose amino-acid sequence MKIKDHFLSQEIFEIKETDTKGVFKTTPIPSNISRYYESEDYISHHQDSGSLKEKLYKFLQSFNLQYKKNILIDRIKKGSKVLDYGCGAGEFVKYIENDFEVFGFEPDSDARKAALSKITKTTILDDIHKIEDKSLDAITLWHVFEHIENQDEMLSIFHSKLKEKGILVIAVPNPTSYDAIHYKEYWAAYDVPRHIYHFSKNGMENLISKNPDWKMRKIKPLVLDSYYISMLSEKYKKSPLFWAKAVVYGTISNVKALFSNEFSSLIYIIEKR is encoded by the coding sequence ATGAAAATAAAAGATCATTTTCTTTCACAGGAAATATTTGAAATTAAAGAAACAGATACAAAAGGAGTTTTCAAAACCACTCCTATCCCATCCAATATTTCCAGATATTATGAAAGTGAAGATTACATTTCTCATCATCAGGATTCCGGAAGTTTGAAAGAAAAATTGTATAAATTCCTTCAGTCTTTTAATCTTCAGTACAAAAAAAATATACTGATTGACAGAATAAAAAAAGGATCAAAAGTTCTTGATTATGGATGCGGTGCCGGAGAGTTTGTAAAATACATAGAGAATGATTTTGAAGTTTTTGGTTTTGAACCAGATTCTGATGCAAGAAAAGCAGCACTCAGTAAAATAACAAAAACTACAATTTTAGACGACATTCATAAAATTGAAGATAAAAGCTTAGATGCTATTACACTCTGGCATGTATTTGAACATATCGAAAACCAGGATGAAATGCTTTCTATTTTTCACAGCAAATTAAAAGAAAAAGGAATTCTTGTTATCGCAGTTCCCAATCCTACTTCTTATGATGCTATCCATTATAAAGAATATTGGGCAGCCTATGATGTCCCAAGACATATTTATCATTTTTCAAAAAACGGGATGGAAAATCTGATTTCCAAAAATCCAGACTGGAAAATGAGAAAGATCAAACCTTTGGTACTAGATTCCTACTACATCTCCATGTTGAGCGAAAAATACAAAAAATCACCTCTATTTTGGGCAAAAGCTGTGGTCTACGGAACGATTTCGAACGTAAAAGCATTATTTTCGAACGAATTTTCAAGTTTGATATACATTATCGAAAAAAGATAG
- the mnmG gene encoding tRNA uridine-5-carboxymethylaminomethyl(34) synthesis enzyme MnmG, translating into MISEIYDVIVVGAGHAGCEAAAAAANLGSKTLLVTMNMQTIGQMSCNPAMGGIAKGQIVREIDAMGGYSGIVADKSAIQFKMLNLSKGPAMWSPRTQNDRMLFAEEWRLALENTPNLDFFQDMVKQLIVENNKVAGVVTSLGIEIRAKSVVLTNGTFLNGLIHVGDKQLGGGRMGEPRAFGITEQLVTLGFEAGRMKTGTPPRVDGRSLDYSKMEEQKGDENPQKFSYLDTPKLTKQLSCHIVYTNETVHDILREGFDRSPMFNGTIQSLGPRYCPSIEDKINRFAERNRHQLFVEPEGWKTVEIYVNGFSSSLPEDVQIKAMKHIPGFENVKVFRPGYAIEYDYFPPTQLKHTLETKLIDNLYFAGQINGTTGYEEAAGQGLIAGINAHNKVHDKGDFILNRDEAYIGVLIDDLITKGTEEPYRMFTSRAEYRLLLRQDNADIRLTEKAYQLGLAKEDRLRRVETKISESQALEEFLRETSLKPGVINPILESIESNPVDQAYRAAQFLTRPNITLEKLDEIDSIKEVSSQYNDEVREQAEINIKYKGYIEKEKENVAKLNRLENIKIPEDFDYTKLSSLSAEAKQKMSNVRPKTIAQAGRISGVSPADINVLLVYLGR; encoded by the coding sequence ATGATTTCAGAAATATATGATGTAATAGTAGTAGGTGCCGGACACGCAGGTTGTGAAGCAGCAGCAGCAGCAGCCAACCTCGGTTCAAAAACACTACTTGTTACAATGAATATGCAGACCATCGGACAGATGAGTTGCAACCCGGCAATGGGCGGAATCGCAAAAGGACAGATCGTAAGAGAGATTGATGCAATGGGAGGATATTCCGGAATTGTAGCAGACAAATCTGCTATTCAATTCAAGATGCTGAATCTTTCAAAAGGTCCTGCGATGTGGTCTCCGAGAACCCAAAATGACAGAATGCTTTTTGCCGAAGAATGGCGCTTAGCATTAGAGAATACTCCCAATCTTGATTTCTTTCAGGATATGGTAAAACAACTGATTGTTGAAAATAATAAAGTAGCAGGAGTTGTTACTTCTTTAGGAATTGAGATCAGAGCAAAATCTGTAGTCCTTACTAACGGAACTTTTCTTAACGGATTAATTCACGTTGGAGATAAACAATTAGGAGGAGGAAGAATGGGTGAACCAAGAGCATTTGGAATTACAGAACAATTGGTCACTTTAGGTTTTGAAGCAGGAAGAATGAAAACCGGTACTCCACCAAGAGTAGACGGAAGAAGTTTGGATTATTCAAAAATGGAAGAACAGAAAGGAGATGAAAATCCTCAAAAATTCAGCTACCTTGATACTCCGAAATTAACAAAACAATTAAGCTGCCATATCGTCTATACTAACGAAACAGTACACGATATTTTGAGAGAAGGTTTTGATAGAAGCCCAATGTTCAATGGTACCATTCAAAGTTTAGGTCCAAGATACTGCCCAAGTATTGAAGATAAAATCAATCGTTTTGCAGAAAGAAACAGACACCAGCTTTTCGTAGAACCGGAAGGATGGAAAACGGTAGAAATCTATGTAAACGGATTCAGCTCTTCTCTTCCGGAGGATGTACAGATCAAAGCAATGAAACATATTCCAGGATTTGAAAATGTAAAAGTTTTCCGTCCAGGTTATGCTATTGAATATGACTACTTCCCTCCTACCCAGTTGAAGCATACGCTGGAAACAAAATTAATTGACAATTTATATTTTGCAGGACAGATCAATGGAACAACAGGATATGAAGAAGCAGCAGGACAAGGGTTAATTGCCGGTATCAACGCACACAATAAAGTTCATGATAAAGGTGATTTTATTCTTAACAGAGACGAAGCTTATATCGGAGTATTAATTGATGATTTGATCACAAAAGGAACTGAGGAACCCTACAGAATGTTTACTTCACGCGCGGAATACAGACTCCTTTTAAGACAGGATAATGCAGATATCAGATTGACTGAAAAAGCATACCAATTAGGATTAGCAAAAGAAGACAGATTAAGACGTGTAGAAACTAAAATATCTGAAAGTCAAGCACTTGAAGAGTTTCTTCGCGAAACTTCTTTAAAACCTGGCGTTATCAACCCTATTCTTGAATCTATTGAGAGTAATCCGGTTGATCAGGCTTACAGAGCAGCACAGTTTCTTACCAGGCCTAATATAACTTTAGAAAAGCTGGATGAAATTGATTCTATTAAAGAAGTTTCTTCTCAATACAATGATGAAGTAAGGGAACAAGCAGAGATCAATATTAAGTACAAAGGATATATTGAGAAAGAAAAAGAGAACGTTGCAAAGTTAAACCGTTTGGAAAATATCAAAATACCTGAAGATTTTGATTATACAAAACTTTCCAGCCTTTCTGCAGAAGCAAAACAGAAGATGTCTAACGTACGTCCGAAGACCATTGCACAAGCAGGAAGAATAAGCGGTGTCTCACCAGCCGATATAAACGTTTTACTAGTCTATTTAGGACGTTAA
- the rsmI gene encoding 16S rRNA (cytidine(1402)-2'-O)-methyltransferase, protein MSGILYFVPTPVGNLEDMTFRAVNVLKEVDYILCEDTRTSGILLKHFEISKPLKSYHLHNEHQATEKVIADLKNGQNIAIITDAGTPGISDPGYLLAKAGADNNIDMICLPGATALIPALVVSGLPNNEFLFAGFLPQKKGRQTKLKQLAEEKKTIVLYESPHKINTTLEQIKEFFGEETKVSLSREISKKFEETKRGTINELIEFSKSKTLKGEIVLIVNNSI, encoded by the coding sequence TTGAGCGGAATCCTATATTTTGTTCCCACACCTGTTGGGAATCTTGAAGATATGACATTCAGGGCAGTCAATGTTCTGAAAGAAGTAGATTATATTTTATGTGAAGATACCAGAACTTCCGGTATACTTTTAAAACATTTTGAAATCTCTAAGCCTTTAAAGTCTTATCATTTACATAATGAGCATCAGGCAACGGAGAAAGTGATTGCAGATCTTAAAAACGGCCAGAATATCGCTATTATTACCGATGCAGGAACGCCAGGTATTTCAGATCCTGGATATTTACTGGCAAAAGCAGGGGCAGACAACAATATTGATATGATCTGCCTTCCGGGAGCAACAGCTCTGATTCCGGCATTAGTGGTTTCAGGACTTCCTAATAACGAATTTTTATTTGCAGGTTTTTTACCCCAGAAAAAAGGAAGACAAACAAAACTGAAGCAGCTTGCTGAAGAAAAAAAGACCATCGTACTTTACGAAAGTCCTCATAAAATCAATACAACTCTTGAACAGATCAAGGAATTCTTCGGGGAAGAAACCAAAGTAAGTTTAAGCCGTGAAATTTCTAAGAAATTTGAAGAAACTAAACGAGGGACAATCAATGAATTAATTGAATTTTCCAAGAGTAAAACTTTAAAAGGAGAGATCGTTCTTATTGTCAATAATTCTATTTAA